One window of Papaver somniferum cultivar HN1 chromosome 9, ASM357369v1, whole genome shotgun sequence genomic DNA carries:
- the LOC113314214 gene encoding uncharacterized protein LOC113314214 isoform X2 — protein sequence MMGPTDTCSQMQLPNVAVLNFKQGTPLFYMRPLAAAATQSNGMMSPTDPCLQMRPPSGALPHFEQGWAPPLAQVNNHSLAIRPPSQVPVNQGWAPPSAPVNNHSIAMRSPSPAQVNNHSLAVRPLPPAQGAWPSFPPAQMMNHGIVNNNSRPLDLGMFPPWQLTVTLPGGENRHIDIPYSEGTHVIGLPLGLDVPEVIASNYKALLCMVSGMTCIITNQFSDLDRYQKNTASYWEDIVNRYRLEIQELKSTMGGDMTVPQEVMASVSPSKKRKISAEESVPCETKTACIEKPEHLPPPICNEKPVTPVPLVQESVIGEDMDETDDLPLPSVKRARGEGFPTGAALSCSDVQTEKVESTAGFGSVGEPVEATITSTTANCPTADSATLASSTPIDITPPHIESTAGVMLVEEPVDATMTSTSANCLNIDSTALTSSTGTDISTHPVVESTSVSGQVGDEWFAYVENFNIPKEYAVLYKKIYNKYGHIATKKVIKSNDAILLAAVTSLLKIARTMETARGVDLSEALLESWEGDIKDAETLQFNVKWLRETFNRVKIYWKLALRIDKEVESRELVLDATQAKYVGLYSRKDELDSEISEVKINLRKSEAKIAAQREAIQEKIAQKNTFLYEPILGNLFS from the exons ATGATGGGTCCAACAGATACATGTTCTCAGATGCAGCTGCCGAATGTTGCAGTTTTGAATTTCAAACAGGGAACGCCGCTGTTTTATATGAGACCactagcagcagcagcaactcag AGCAATGGAATGATGAGTCCAACAGATCCATGTTTGCAGATGCGGCCACCAAGTGGAGCTCTTCCACACTTCGAACAGGGATGGGCACCACCACTGGCTCAAGTAAATAACCATTCTCTAGCTATTAGACCACCATCCCAGGTTCCAGTAAATCAGGGGTGGGCACCACCATCGGCTCCAGTAAATAACCATTCTATAGCTATGAGATCACCATCCCCGGCTCAAGTAAATAACCATTCTCTAGCTGTGAGACCACTACCCCCGGCTCAA gGTGCCTGGCCTTCCTTTCCTCCTGCTCAGATGATGAATCATGGGATTGTAAACAATAATTCCCGTCCTTTAGATCTCGGCATGTTTCCTCCTTGGCAGCTCACTGTTACTCTTCCTGGTGGGGAGAATCGTCATATCGATATCCCTTACTCAGAGGGTACACATGTTATTGGTCTCCCCCTTGGTTTGGATGTTCCTGAA GTGATTGCGAGCAACTATAAAGCTTTACTATGTATGGTAAGCGGAATGACCTGCATCATAACCAATCAGTTTTCGGACTTAGATCGATACCAGAAGAATACTGCTAGTTATTGGGAGGATATTGTGAATCGCTACCGCCTTGAAATTCAGGAGTTGAAGTCCACCATGGGTGGTGATATGACGGTTCCTCAGGAAGTGATG GCTTCAGTTTCTCCATCGAAAAAGAGGAAAATTAGTGCAGAGGAATCTGTGCCTTGTGAAACAAAGACAGCTTGTATTGAGAAACCTGAGCACCTGCCTCCACCAATATGCAATGAAAAGCCTGTCACCCCTGTTCCCCTGGTCCAGGAATCTGTTATAGGAGAGGATATGGATGAGACGGATGACTTGCCCCTTCCTAGTGTGAAGCGTGCGCGGGGCGAAGGTTTTCCTACAGGTGCAGCACTATCTTGTTCTGACGTGCAAACTGAGAAGGTTGAATCCACTGCAGGGTTTGGGTCCGTTGGGGAACCTGTTGAAGCTACAATAACCTCTACCACCGCCAATTGCCCAACTGCTGACTCTGCAACATTAGCTAGTTCAACTCCTATAGATATCACTCCTCCCCATATTGAATCCACTGCAGGGGTTATGCTCGTCGAGGAACCTGTTGATGCTACAATGACTTCTACCTCTGCCAATTGCCTGAATATCGACTCCACAGCATTAACTAGTTCGACTGGTACAGATATTAGTACTCATCCCGTTGTAGAGTCCACAAGTGTTTCTGGTCAAGTGGGAGATGAATGGTTTGCATATGTGGAGAACTTCAACATCCCAAAAGAGTACGCAGTTTTGTATAAGAAGATCTACAATAAGTATGGGCATATTGCGACTAAGAAGGTCATCAAGTCCAATGATGCTATACTACTTGCAGCTGTTACTAGCTTGTTAAAGATCGCCCGTACAATGGAAACTGCACGGGGTGTGGATTTGAGTGAAGCATTGCTAGAAAGTTGGGAAGGAGACATCAAAGATGCTGAGACCTTGCAGTTTAATGTTAAGTGGCTTCGTGAGACATTTAATAGAGTTAAAATCTATTGGAAGTTGGCTTTAAGGATAGATAAAGAAGTCGAAAGCCGTGAACTAGTATTGGATGCAACACAGGCGAAGTATGTTGGTCTTTATTCAAGAAAAGACGAACTCGATTCTGAAATTTCAGAGGTGAAGATCAATTTAAGAAAATCTGAAGCAAAGATTGCAGCCCAGAGAGAAGCTATCCAAGAAAAGATTGCGCAGAAGAACACATTCTTGTATGAACCTATTCTGGGGAACTTGTTTAGTTGA
- the LOC113314214 gene encoding uncharacterized protein LOC113314214 isoform X1: MQRENSPYCWAPVPPPHPPPSTPPPPPSSLPPPVPPTQSHYTFSAERFPAPWTGNISHSKPNQSNGMMSPTDPCLQMRPPSGALPHFEQGWAPPLAQVNNHSLAIRPPSQVPVNQGWAPPSAPVNNHSIAMRSPSPAQVNNHSLAVRPLPPAQGAWPSFPPAQMMNHGIVNNNSRPLDLGMFPPWQLTVTLPGGENRHIDIPYSEGTHVIGLPLGLDVPEVIASNYKALLCMVSGMTCIITNQFSDLDRYQKNTASYWEDIVNRYRLEIQELKSTMGGDMTVPQEVMASVSPSKKRKISAEESVPCETKTACIEKPEHLPPPICNEKPVTPVPLVQESVIGEDMDETDDLPLPSVKRARGEGFPTGAALSCSDVQTEKVESTAGFGSVGEPVEATITSTTANCPTADSATLASSTPIDITPPHIESTAGVMLVEEPVDATMTSTSANCLNIDSTALTSSTGTDISTHPVVESTSVSGQVGDEWFAYVENFNIPKEYAVLYKKIYNKYGHIATKKVIKSNDAILLAAVTSLLKIARTMETARGVDLSEALLESWEGDIKDAETLQFNVKWLRETFNRVKIYWKLALRIDKEVESRELVLDATQAKYVGLYSRKDELDSEISEVKINLRKSEAKIAAQREAIQEKIAQKNTFLYEPILGNLFS, encoded by the exons atgcAGAGAGAAAACTCTCCCTACTGCTGGGCACCAGTCCCACCACCACAcccaccaccatcaacaccaccaccgccaccatcaTCACTACCACCACCAGTACCACCAACCCAATCTCACTATACCTTTTCTGCTGAACGTTTCCCAGCACCATGGACTGGAAACATCTCTCATTCAAAACCTAATCAG AGCAATGGAATGATGAGTCCAACAGATCCATGTTTGCAGATGCGGCCACCAAGTGGAGCTCTTCCACACTTCGAACAGGGATGGGCACCACCACTGGCTCAAGTAAATAACCATTCTCTAGCTATTAGACCACCATCCCAGGTTCCAGTAAATCAGGGGTGGGCACCACCATCGGCTCCAGTAAATAACCATTCTATAGCTATGAGATCACCATCCCCGGCTCAAGTAAATAACCATTCTCTAGCTGTGAGACCACTACCCCCGGCTCAA gGTGCCTGGCCTTCCTTTCCTCCTGCTCAGATGATGAATCATGGGATTGTAAACAATAATTCCCGTCCTTTAGATCTCGGCATGTTTCCTCCTTGGCAGCTCACTGTTACTCTTCCTGGTGGGGAGAATCGTCATATCGATATCCCTTACTCAGAGGGTACACATGTTATTGGTCTCCCCCTTGGTTTGGATGTTCCTGAA GTGATTGCGAGCAACTATAAAGCTTTACTATGTATGGTAAGCGGAATGACCTGCATCATAACCAATCAGTTTTCGGACTTAGATCGATACCAGAAGAATACTGCTAGTTATTGGGAGGATATTGTGAATCGCTACCGCCTTGAAATTCAGGAGTTGAAGTCCACCATGGGTGGTGATATGACGGTTCCTCAGGAAGTGATG GCTTCAGTTTCTCCATCGAAAAAGAGGAAAATTAGTGCAGAGGAATCTGTGCCTTGTGAAACAAAGACAGCTTGTATTGAGAAACCTGAGCACCTGCCTCCACCAATATGCAATGAAAAGCCTGTCACCCCTGTTCCCCTGGTCCAGGAATCTGTTATAGGAGAGGATATGGATGAGACGGATGACTTGCCCCTTCCTAGTGTGAAGCGTGCGCGGGGCGAAGGTTTTCCTACAGGTGCAGCACTATCTTGTTCTGACGTGCAAACTGAGAAGGTTGAATCCACTGCAGGGTTTGGGTCCGTTGGGGAACCTGTTGAAGCTACAATAACCTCTACCACCGCCAATTGCCCAACTGCTGACTCTGCAACATTAGCTAGTTCAACTCCTATAGATATCACTCCTCCCCATATTGAATCCACTGCAGGGGTTATGCTCGTCGAGGAACCTGTTGATGCTACAATGACTTCTACCTCTGCCAATTGCCTGAATATCGACTCCACAGCATTAACTAGTTCGACTGGTACAGATATTAGTACTCATCCCGTTGTAGAGTCCACAAGTGTTTCTGGTCAAGTGGGAGATGAATGGTTTGCATATGTGGAGAACTTCAACATCCCAAAAGAGTACGCAGTTTTGTATAAGAAGATCTACAATAAGTATGGGCATATTGCGACTAAGAAGGTCATCAAGTCCAATGATGCTATACTACTTGCAGCTGTTACTAGCTTGTTAAAGATCGCCCGTACAATGGAAACTGCACGGGGTGTGGATTTGAGTGAAGCATTGCTAGAAAGTTGGGAAGGAGACATCAAAGATGCTGAGACCTTGCAGTTTAATGTTAAGTGGCTTCGTGAGACATTTAATAGAGTTAAAATCTATTGGAAGTTGGCTTTAAGGATAGATAAAGAAGTCGAAAGCCGTGAACTAGTATTGGATGCAACACAGGCGAAGTATGTTGGTCTTTATTCAAGAAAAGACGAACTCGATTCTGAAATTTCAGAGGTGAAGATCAATTTAAGAAAATCTGAAGCAAAGATTGCAGCCCAGAGAGAAGCTATCCAAGAAAAGATTGCGCAGAAGAACACATTCTTGTATGAACCTATTCTGGGGAACTTGTTTAGTTGA